Below is a genomic region from Petrotoga sp. 9PW.55.5.1.
GGTAGAAATAGTGAAACCAAATCCTACCAAAGGATACTTTCTAAAAATTCCAGCTGCACTATCAATAGTATCGTTTGAGTTATTCTCGTAAATATTTGCCGCGGTAGAAAACATAACTGTTTTAGCAAAAGCATTGTTTATTAATTGAAGAATAGCAGCATATCCTCCCCCAATAAGAAATAAGCTAGTTATTAAACCTGCTTGGCCGATACTAGAGTATGTAAGGATTTCTCTCATATTTCTTGTGGATGTAGCCGATGCTTCTGCAAATATAAAAGTTACTAAAGTAATTGTTATAATTATGTTGAATAATGCTCCTGATGTTTGTAAAATACTAGAAAAGAATCTTCCAAATACTAAAATGGCAGCTGAAGCATAAACTGCAGAAAAAAGTGGGGCTGTTAGTGAATTAGTGTTCGAATAGATTCCTCTTACCCATGCATTGAACGGTAAAAGTTTTGTTTCAACAGCAAGTCCTGAAAAAATGAGGACAGTCACTATAAGTTGTATATTTAAAGATAATTCAGGAAAATTAGTGGCTAAATCAACCATATTCAAACTTCCAGCAACGTTGTAAAATATTATTATTCCTAGAAGATACAAACTTGAACCTATAGAACCTAGTATTAAATAATTAAAAGTATGAAGAAATTTTTTATGTAACGTTGAGATTATGTAGGCAGAGATAGTTGTTATTTCGAAAAAAACAAAAAAATTAAATAAGTCGTTTGTAAGTATCATTCCATTTAATCCTGCTAAAGCTACCATCAAGACTGTTGAGTAATTCTTTATATTTTTGAAGCCTATCAAAATAGAAACAATAAATAATATATTTATTAAAACAATTCCAAAGAACGAATAATTATCTACAAGCAAATTGATACCGAAAGGCGGTTGCCATCCTCCAATTTCATAACTTCCATTTTGAATGAAAAAAAGAAATATAATATTTAAAAAAGAAGCTAGTAACAATAAAAATTTAGAAGATCTCTTGAAAATCGCTGCTAAAAAAGCAAAAAGCAAAGGTATAACTATTAAAAGAATTGGATTAATCATCAATACCACCTCTAATTTCATCCATCTCTAAAGAATTTTTATCAATATATATTTTTCTAATAAAAGCAAGTCCTAGTGCTGTAGTTCCAAACCCTATAACAATTGCTGTTAAGACTAATGCTTGTGGTAAAGGATCAACGTAACTTGTTATAGATTCAAATGTAATTATTGGAGCTTCACTGCCTTTTATATATCCAATAGAGATAATAAAAAGGTTTAAACCCAGTTCAAGAATATTTAATGAAATAAGCATTTTAATCAAATTCTTTGATGAGAGTAAACCATATATACCTACAAAAAATAAAGCTAAAAATAAGTATTGAATCATGCTTCTCCCCCCTCAAAAAGAAAATTCCCAACGATGTTAGATAGTTCTGAACCTACTTTTAAGCCTATAAGAACATATAAAATAGGTGTTAAACCTGCACTAAAAAGTTCTCCTATGTTTCCTGAAGGCAAAAAATTGTATAAGAATGAATTAAAGGCAAACAGTCCAATTAATCCTAAAACTATTATTAAAATACCCGAAGTTCCTTCAAGTACATTAAAAGCATTCATCTTTTCTTTGAAATTATCATCACTTAGATACATCAACAAAATTGAAGAAGCTATCATAGCTCCGCCTGGAAATCCTCCGCCAGGAGTTAAGTGCCCATGAACGAATATATAAACTCCAACAATCAATATTATTCCTGTAATTATTCTTACCCCTGCTTTGAGGATGAAATTAGGTTTAATTCTGAACTTTATTCTTTCTCCCCCAACATTTAAAAGCAAAGAAACACCAAGTGCAGAAATAAATAATACTGTTAATTCTCCTAAAGTATCAAAAGATCTATAATTAACCACAATTGAAGTAACAATGTTCGCTGAACCAGTTTCCGGATAAGGCCTTTCTTCATCTACATTTTTTTCAATATATCTTTGGGAAACTATTTTACTTAAATCTTTCTCGCCGTATTTTGGAAACATGCTTTGTGAATCATACAATAAAGAAAAAACGAAAAAAGCAATAACAAGTGTCAAAAAAGCAGAGATAAATTTTTTCATTCACCCTCACCACGCTTTTGTAAAGACATCAAAGTAAAGAGAAATAAAGATGTCATTAAACCCGAGCCTATAACTGCCTGAGTTATTGCAACATCCGGTGCCTTCATTATAACGAATTCTACAACTGATAAAAGAGATGTTATAGAAAGAAAAATCACTGAGTTTAACAGTTTTTTTGACTCAATGGCCAATAATGCAAACACGATCATTAGCAACCCTATGATTATGCTGATGATATCAATCATCTTTCCTCATCTCCTGTTCTTGGTATAATAACTTTAAATCATCTTTCTGTAATTTTGTTGTTTTTGACTTGTATAGGTAAGAAGCTCTTGCTAAGGCTGAGCTACCAACAGGATTTGTTATCGTCATAAAAATAACCAAAATAATTGTTTTTAAAAGCCAGGATGGATTTAAAAAACCAACACCTAATATCAAAGAAAACGCTCCTAAAGTTGTTGCTTTGGTTCCTGCTTGAATTCTGTTGAAGATATCAGGCATTCTAAAAATTCCTAAACCTCCTAAAAAATAAAAAATTCCACCTACGATTAAAAGAAAATATCCTATAACGCTCATTTTTTCGCCTCCAAATATCTAGAAAGAACTACAGTTTCTAGAAAAGAAAGAACTCCATATACTATCGCGATATCAAGGTATATCTCATTTTTGAAAACAAAAGCAAATAAAACAATAATTCCAGTAACCATAACGTTCACAGTATCTAAGGAAACGATTCTATCTGTTACTTCTGGACCGATTATCATGCGTAAAACAGAGAATAAAACTCCTCCACCTATTAAACAAAACACAATAATCTCAATCATTTGAAAATCCTCCCCAAAATTTTTTCAAAATTACCTGTAACTT
It encodes:
- a CDS encoding sodium:proton antiporter — protein: MIQYLFLALFFVGIYGLLSSKNLIKMLISLNILELGLNLFIISIGYIKGSEAPIITFESITSYVDPLPQALVLTAIVIGFGTTALGLAFIRKIYIDKNSLEMDEIRGGIDD
- the mnhG gene encoding monovalent cation/H(+) antiporter subunit G produces the protein MSVIGYFLLIVGGIFYFLGGLGIFRMPDIFNRIQAGTKATTLGAFSLILGVGFLNPSWLLKTIILVIFMTITNPVGSSALARASYLYKSKTTKLQKDDLKLLYQEQEMRKDD
- a CDS encoding Na(+)/H(+) antiporter subunit B, whose amino-acid sequence is MKKFISAFLTLVIAFFVFSLLYDSQSMFPKYGEKDLSKIVSQRYIEKNVDEERPYPETGSANIVTSIVVNYRSFDTLGELTVLFISALGVSLLLNVGGERIKFRIKPNFILKAGVRIITGIILIVGVYIFVHGHLTPGGGFPGGAMIASSILLMYLSDDNFKEKMNAFNVLEGTSGILIIVLGLIGLFAFNSFLYNFLPSGNIGELFSAGLTPILYVLIGLKVGSELSNIVGNFLFEGGEA
- a CDS encoding complex I subunit 5 family protein, whose translation is MINPILLIVIPLLFAFLAAIFKRSSKFLLLLASFLNIIFLFFIQNGSYEIGGWQPPFGINLLVDNYSFFGIVLINILFIVSILIGFKNIKNYSTVLMVALAGLNGMILTNDLFNFFVFFEITTISAYIISTLHKKFLHTFNYLILGSIGSSLYLLGIIIFYNVAGSLNMVDLATNFPELSLNIQLIVTVLIFSGLAVETKLLPFNAWVRGIYSNTNSLTAPLFSAVYASAAILVFGRFFSSILQTSGALFNIIITITLVTFIFAEASATSTRNMREILTYSSIGQAGLITSLFLIGGGYAAILQLINNAFAKTVMFSTAANIYENNSNDTIDSAAGIFRKYPLVGFGFTISTLSLIGLPLFYGFYAKLNILNTAFSSNWYFPMIILLGSLIEGVYYIRMLVKLWVPGEEHEEATEKLTTKFSMNKIFVINIVAVVFGVLLLFGGIYPELFDSFVQNVSKPLNELISYIPQGVM
- a CDS encoding DUF4040 domain-containing protein, with protein sequence MIDIISIIIGLLMIVFALLAIESKKLLNSVIFLSITSLLSVVEFVIMKAPDVAITQAVIGSGLMTSLFLFTLMSLQKRGEGE
- a CDS encoding monovalent cation/H+ antiporter complex subunit F, giving the protein MIEIIVFCLIGGGVLFSVLRMIIGPEVTDRIVSLDTVNVMVTGIIVLFAFVFKNEIYLDIAIVYGVLSFLETVVLSRYLEAKK